In the genome of Thermococcus sp. MV5, the window GCACAAATTCCACAGCCCTTACAATAATCATAGTCCACTGCGACATAACCATCTTCCTTTATGTATATTGAAGGCTCTGGACAAAACTTCCAGCAAATATAGCACTTTATACATTTGCTTTCGTCGATGACTGGTATGAAAGTTCTCCAATCCCCAGTAAAGTTCGAAAGTGTTGTCCCAAGGGTTATTGGAACCTCCGGATACTCTTCAACAGATTTAAATACCTTTTTTCCTGCATTTGCCTTCTTCTCCCCGAATAAAGTGTTCAAGACAATTCACCCCTTATAATGAATTTTAAAGGAAGGAAAAATCAAAGTTCATAGACAACAGTCTTTCCAAATGCTTCTCTTGCTGCCTTAGCGTTCTTCTCTCCAAGTTCTCCTGAGAAAGTGTCCTTAATAGCTTCTTCAACGCTTTCAATTTTAACCACACCAGTGGCCTTTGCCACTGCACCAAGTATTGAAGTATTTGTAATTGGCAACCCAAGAATTTCCAAAGCTATTGTTGTAGCATCAACAAGAGCCAACTTCGCTGGTTTCTTCTTGAGCTTCTCAAGAACTTCTTCTTTTGATTTCTCAGTGTTTATGATTACCATTCCACCCTCTTTAAGACCTGCTGTGACATCTACTGTGTCTAAAAGTGAGGGATCAAGAACAACTACCACATCAGGTTCATAAATCTGAGTTTTTATTCTAATAGGCCTTTCGTCTATTCTTGTAAATGCTGTAACTGGAGCACCTCTTCTTTCAACACCAAAAAACGGGAACGCTTGGACATACTTGCCTTCTAAGAAAGCTCCTTCGGCCAAGATGTTTGCAGCTGTAACTGCACCTTGTCCACCCCTACCGTGAAAACGAATCTCTATCATCGTCTCTTCCTCCCAAGTTTTGTCAGTATCATTTTTAGTCAGTGCATTTATTTAGTTTTCGGTATGGCAAGAAACCTCTTTCGGCATGTGTCTTTGAGTAAAAGTGGACAGATTCTATGTTCAATGAATAATATAATACACCAACAGACACAAAATTTGCCTTTACATTTGTAAAAAGAATATCCCTCTAAAAGAATTCTTATTGTTAAAACATAAATCAGGCAAAGAGTAGATTTTTAAACCCAAAATTACTATATAGTCTATATAGATATGAGGGGACAGAAATGGAAGCAGTTATATTGGCTGCAGTAGCAATAGGGTTCTACATTGCCTGGAATATTGGAGCTAATGATAGCGCAAATGCAATGGGGACTGCTATAGGCGCAGGTTTGTTGAGTTTCAGGCAAGCAACCCTTACCATCACAATATTTGTAATGCTTGGGGCCTATTTAAAAGGAGATAAGGTCATGAAGACCAT includes:
- a CDS encoding pyruvate/ketoisovalerate ferredoxin oxidoreductase subunit gamma, translating into MIEIRFHGRGGQGAVTAANILAEGAFLEGKYVQAFPFFGVERRGAPVTAFTRIDERPIRIKTQIYEPDVVVVLDPSLLDTVDVTAGLKEGGMVIINTEKSKEEVLEKLKKKPAKLALVDATTIALEILGLPITNTSILGAVAKATGVVKIESVEEAIKDTFSGELGEKNAKAAREAFGKTVVYEL
- a CDS encoding 3-methyl-2-oxobutanoate dehydrogenase subunit delta, whose amino-acid sequence is MNTLFGEKKANAGKKVFKSVEEYPEVPITLGTTLSNFTGDWRTFIPVIDESKCIKCYICWKFCPEPSIYIKEDGYVAVDYDYCKGCGICANECPTKAISMVREEK